The Acinonyx jubatus isolate Ajub_Pintada_27869175 chromosome F2, VMU_Ajub_asm_v1.0, whole genome shotgun sequence DNA window TAGACACATCTCAAAAGCATGATGCCAAATGACagaagacacaaaagaccacacataCTGTATGGCTACACTTATAGGAAAGTCTAGAAAAGACAAATCCgtatgacagaaagcagatcagcggTTACCAGGGACCAGGGTGTGGAGTCAGCACTGACTACACAGGGGCACAAGAAAACTTTTTAGGctaatagaaatgttttatagCATATACATGTGTCAAAACTCAGTGAAATGTAGACCAttgctattttttattgaatgtaaattatacctcaataaagctaaatCACTGAAGATATAGCtattaacaaaagaagaaattcaactgataaaaaaatttaatgttgctAGTAATCAAATACATCCTTATcatgttttcaattatttaattgattaaaaaatgattacagtaTCCAGTGAAGaagagcttaattttttttaatgtttatttatttttgagagagagatagggacagagcGTGTGCAcaagagagtaagcaggggaggggcagagagagaaggagagacagaatccacagcaggctccaggctctgagctgtcagcacagagcccaaagcagggctcaagctcacggaacacgagatcatgacctgagctaaagtcagacacttaaccgactgagccacccaagggcccccgTGAAGAATGCCTTAAACGGGCATTCTTATATACTGTTGGCAAAAAGGCACAACTTTTCTGAGAATATGCAAATGTGTTTCAACAGTCTTAGAATTATTCAAATCCTTTGATCAAGCAGCTTGAATACTAATAATTTATCCTGAGGAAATAACCAGGATGGtacaaaagaaattataaatcaaCATGTTTGTAGAGCTCTATTTACAGAAGCTgagtgaattatttttctttgataggATAGAATTTTGTTCAGCCATTTAAAATACacacgtggggcacctggatggctcagtcagttaagtgtcggactttggctcagggcatgatctcctgcttcgagagttcgagccccgcgtcgggctttgtgctgacagttcagagcctggagcttgcttcaggttctgtgtttccctctctctctgcccgtccccacttgtgctctgtttttccctctctctcaaaaataaataaacactaaaaaatatataaaataaaacaaaatacacacgTGGATGTAcagacacaaacatacacattcaCAATATTCTCCTGCGTATGAGAAGCAACCAATACTACGTAAGTGATTGCCACTAAAAGCCCTTCActgacaaaaaaggaaagaagtctaCGATTTTGGAAAAGTGAAGTGGACATATATTTAATGTGACAATGtcacaaaacccacaaaaaccggGGTCACTCTATACCTTTATATCACCGtcaattttttcccattcttctgCTGTAAAGCTGGATGCTGTTGCTGCAGGCTTATCTTTCCTCAAAGCTCTACTTTCAGGAGCCAAGCCTTTAAGGCGCTTTTCACAAAATTCCGTAAGTTCAGGATAATATCCTTCCTCaccagacctttaaaaaaaattcagactttGGAGTTACCACTTTATTTAGAGATCATGTAGTCTGGTGGTTTACAGGCTGGGCTCTGTGGAGCAGAGGGGTTCTGTGGAGATCTCCAGGGCAGCCCCTGCACAGGGATGAGGGCCGGAGTGTGggctccccactccccttcctcAACCAGCACAACCTCCATTTTTACGTTACTCTATGGAGTGAAGCTGCGAAGGAAAACATGGAGCCCCAAAGACACCAGTTTCCATCACACACTTTGAAAGTTGAGTAAGTaacattttctctcctctgtaaCATGTGTTCACTTTGTTACATAAGATAATTTTAACTTACAAATGGAAATTCAATATTAGAGATAGGCACACAGTGAGACTGGATTTCCCTTCCAAGGAGGAGTTTGTAGctcaatttttttcccccaaagggaTAGGAAGAAAATGGCGAAGGAAGGGTTCAGAACAACACGTCTCTAACCAACCATTCCAGGAACAGAATTCACTCCTAGAGAGTTAAATGGAAAACTCTGTTCATGGCTGTTTAAGGAAAATcaatcttttccatttctcttgtaaGTCcgtttacttttaaatttttagaaaaattgaaaaaaaatcccactttcaaattaaaatttttaaaataagttccaAACCAATGCAATGTAATTTAATTAAGCCATTCACAGAATTTCTTAGAACCAACATAACGTGGCTTTTAAACTCTTCCATCGTGCAAACTTCTCATTTGCTTTATCAGTCCTTGACCAAACATAAATGAAAAGGTGCATACACtgctgagaaaaaaaggaaaaatatgatatCTTTCATCGTTCCATTTCAGAAATGATGAGGTTATGACATCTACTCTGCCTGGGCATAAGCAGGGATGCTTAGGGAGGACAGGAGGCTGAAGGtgttaacagagaaaaaaaggagaggacacAGTGATGAGGAAGGGGGtcacaagggaaaaaatacaGAACTGCCACCAAGCAAAAGCAATACTACTGATGTGCTCAAAAGGAGTAATTCCTGCTCCACAAGTGCTTCTGCAATattaggaaggaaaggaaaaccccCCATGACATCCAAAATAGGTGGCACAGATTGGTATGCCACAGGGCAGTGTTTCTTGGAATGGGCTCCCTTGACCACCTGCATGTCAATCAGCCAGGCACttgtttaaaaacatatgttcctgggccccactccagaTTTCCTGAGGCAGGATCTCTGGGAATGGGACCctcaaatttgcatttttaacaaccATATCTGATGTATATTAAAGTCTAACAATCACCACCACGGGGTCCTCCCCCTGAGAAGGCCCAGATCCCCTGCCTTCTGGTCCTACTTCCTGATCTTCCCGTCATCCTCTCCTTGTGACCAGCTCACAGTAAGTTGGCATCTTTGTTGGCAGATAGTATGGAGGGGGAGAGTACCAAAGAACTTTATCAACCGGTAGGCTGGTGAGCTAACCTTATCTCCTAATGGCTACTCCCACGGCTACTTTACCTTCTCCTAGAAAACGtggaggaagcaagaaaaatatcctCTTGAATACTAATGAGCCTAAATGGCATGCTGGAAGTAGACCTAGCCAGAACCCTCCAAACTAACCACTGGATCAAAACAATGATTTTGGAACCTaacttgggggaaaaacaaaacaaaacaaaaaaaccaacatcAATGTTTGAAAAATTTCTGCAATATTTCTGAGAGTTTCAACTTTCAGAAGGCACAATATAATTGGCACACTGaaacataaaatgatttttgaatgCTTACCTGAGCACACAAAGAATTTTTTCCAAGTGTTTAACATCTGAACATTTTTCAATATACTTGAAATCCAAATGTTCAACgggaattttaaatgtttttgttgttccaAAACCCCACAATGATGGATAATCTTTGGTAGTCATGGCTGAAATGTAGCACAGAAAAAAGTTATGAAGTATATACATAGTAAGACTTAATTTGGATAGTAGTAACCATCTAGGCatttctgtaacatttatttttcaagtctaTGGAAAAGGAGCTGTGTTTTTTCTAAGAAGGAAGGCTGCTCATTTTAAACTCTCTCTCCCTGATAACAACAGTTAAGTCATTCCCTGCCTTTACATTCCCTGCTGCTGTCACATCAACGAACAGCTCCCAGATCTGTGTTCTAATGGCACTGTGCCCATACCTTTCTCGCGGcatgtattttaattatgtatttttgtcTTCCCTTCTAGACTGTGAGATCTTACTTTATTCATCATCATATATTCAGGACTAACATAAGTAGTGCCTTAGACCTTTAAGAAACActtgctgaggggcacctgggtggctcagttggttaagtgtccaacttcagctcaggtcatgatctcatggttcacgagttcgaaccccgcatcaggctctctgctgacagctcggagcctggagcctgctttggattctgcgtctccctctctgcccctcccctgctcgtactctatctctctctcaaaaaaaataaacattaaaaaaaaaattaaaaaaaaaaaagaaatgctgagcTGAAATGGGAACGGGGGCCTTGGACAGTTTCACTTTAAGGATACTGCTGCTAattatgatgataataataacagcaaaaaaTACACAGTTCTAAATGAGTGCTGGGCACCACCCTAAGAACTTTAcatacattacctcatttaatctttcaaCTACTGTAACAGGtaggttttattttaagtaaagtGCTGTAATAACAGTTAACACTTAGGGATCTAAGTTACTGTATGCCATGGATTATCTCACATAATCTTCAAAACCACTCTCGAGAGGGGAattaataattactattttacagataaggaagttgGTATTTTAAGTAACCTGCTCGAAGTCATGTAACTACTAAATAGTGAACTGGCGATTTGAATCTCTGTTGGCAACTACAGAGCCTACATACTTAGCATCACACCCAGGCTTTTCATCTGCAGGTGGCAACCCCTGCAATCAATTTAGTGAGTTGCGATTAGCACTGTCTTACAATGCGACAGAAcagaacagcaacaaaaatatctGACTACTTCACATACCATTAAAGTAAATACTTGTTTtgtaaaaacttttatttcatgTCTATACAAATGACAAATGTGTGGAAATACATGCACATGTTGCAAATAAATTTATCATGAGTCAttgtcaaaaatgtttaaaaacactgCAGTAAAACATAttggtttataaattttaaaacaattaagtaGCAATGGGTCTAATTCACCAGGAGTATTTCCTCCAGCATGCCTGCCCTCTGGGATTCTGGTCCTACATCAGACCTCTGCAGAAAGAGAGGTGCTTCTGGTCCTCCATGTTCCTGCTGGCCTTGACTTGGGCATAGAAAAGGGATTGACAGTTCATCAGCTCTTGGATGAAATCCAACTGAGAACTGAGATTATGGTTTGCACACTATACTGGCAAGGCCCAGGATGATGAATATGTCCCGTCCCAAGGACAGCCTTAAGGGTAGAAGTTACTGGAGAGCAACATGAAGAACTTTTAAATGATTGCCGCTGCCCAGAAAAGAATGGGTTGCATTAGTAGAATTTTTCCAAAGAGTTGGAGGATCTTTCATGGGAGAAACTTAAAAACATCCAACAGGATTAAAATACATGATCTCAAATTGAATTTATCTTGCAACCCCTGAAATTTCACGATTTGAAGAAATCGCAGTGAAAAGCATTTGAAATAGCAGAGCCATCTCTTACCTAAGCAAATGAATTTCATTCTGCACAGTTTTAACATTTCCCTGAAAATCCTTTTTGAAAACTACCATGTTTGTTTGGGTTGTTTTCCGGCACAATGCGCATCTTACTAAATGTTAATTCTCAAGTGCCAAAGAGGAAGTCATACAATATTCGCTCTCATTTGAACCTTTCCACATCTGTTTGGAATTTGATTAGGAAAAACCTCGGTCCTAGTTGGATTTAATCTCTTCATCATCATCCTGATCCACATCCATTTCCCATATTCCCTAATCAGCGGGCAGAAATAACCTCCAGTGCAAAGTGTGATGCGCAACAAGAAAACCGGTTTTCTTCCACCTGGGCACCTTCTTTCCAGAAACCACAGGGCCGAGCGCCCCCTGCAGGCGGAGACCGAAAGGAAATGGCTTCCTCAGCCATAGCAACGGTTTGTGTACAGCGCGGCCGCCGAGGGGCGGGGGAGGCTGGTCAGGGACAGGCCGGGAACCCTCAGCTCTACAGCCAACCCAAAGGTCAACGGACCCTTGAGGACACTGAGATTGCTCCCCATTCCCCAGCTCTGGTCGCCGCCGGCGGACCCCAGCAACCCCCGTCCCAACATCGGCCACCGTGCAGGAAACTAAAGCCCGTTTGTTCATCCCATAACTCGCTCCCTCAGTTGAGTCCGACCGTACATTTGCTTCTTAGGGTCCGCCTTTCACCCCAGCTCCCTGAGGGAACTGCGATGGGAAGATGTAATTTACTCCTGGCCGGCAGGTACTCACCTGGCTCTCAGACCCAGCGTTGTGGAAGGACGAGACCGCTACACAATTCACCGCAGGTGCCGATATGGGGGGAGTGTCGCCCCGCCTGGGTACCCAAAGGCCAGAGGCTGAGCGCCGGGGGCGGGACTAGAGCCTCTGCGAATGATTGGCTGGCCCTCGATCTGCCGCACCGATTGGCCTCCGCGCCCAGCTTTACCGGCACAGATCATCAGGGAGAAGTTAAGAGTCCAAGTGAGAGGGTTCCCTTTCTGTTTTGCATTCGTTTTTGATGGCGTTAAAACGCCGTTACAGTTCTGGATAGTTAAAACTACCAAGAACTGTAAATTGATAACCATTCCATTTCAATTTTAGAGATATAATTAAATGTTCAGGATATCTACAAGGCAATCCAGATTTAGCCCTTCCCCTTTAGACAAAAGAGTAAATGAAAGATTCTGCCTTCCTTTGCAGGTGTTCAACATTTTCTGAGCGCTGGTTGAGTCAGACACTGTACTGGGCACCGGGATACAAAAGCAAATAAGGCACAATACAatccaaatgaataaaacaatagaTATCATTTGTGGGGaaatatatttcactttataatttcagattagtgcctggcacataacaggaaTTCATTAATACAATTCGCCCTCCTCTCTGCACTTAAATTAAATCTACAGTCCTTTAGCAGGCACCAATAGTGGTAAAAACTCTGCTAAAAACATGATTAacaatacatttattattatttccattgccAGTGCTAGAGAATGTTAAATTTGATATTTATAGACAGATTCAAACTTTAGCATAATCCTTAGTAAGCTTTATTAAATTGTCATGGAGAACGCCATCACATGCCCCAATTCATGCATAATCATTTCACACCTCATTCCAGCCAACAAACTTCACTCAAAACTATGTCCTAGGTTTAAAACACTGGCTATTCTAACTTCCAGCATGGGAGAAATCCTTTAAATATTCGGTGAAATGGTTGTAATTCCACATgccctgtaattttcttttcactgttttcttctggttataattatgtatatacatttatgcTGAATAAACAAGtaggataaaaagtaaaatgactgGAATAGACTATGTAGGCAAAAGAAAATTATCACTATCATCTTCATAAAGACTTGCATCCAAGAAACAAGGATggatatatactttttctttgaatgtatatatattcaaatatatttttaaagaaaaactgataaccttgtataaattaaaattataccagAAATGAAAATCCCAATAAATGGATTAGAAACTAAAattgaggagtgcctggctggctgttagtggagcgtgtgactcttgattttggggtcatgaattgaggccccatgttgtgtgtagagcttactttaaaaaaaaaaaaaagaaagaaaaattgaaggcACCTTTTACAgagcaaagaaacaaaggaaaaggaaagatgagAAAGTCAGGTCAATGAAGTCtaatattagatttttaaaaaaagacctagagagaagaaaatatcgAGGGCAGGAAGTTACTAAACaattcaagaaaatttcccagaattgAAGAGCTTTACTTTCCAGGTTGAAAGTACCCACCCAAGTGACCAGAACAGTGGAAAAGAGCCCCATACCAAGgcacatattataaaatttcGATACACTGGCAAGGAAAACTctaattttccagaaagaaaagccatCACACACAAAGAATTAGATAGAAGAATGGTTTTGGATTTCTCAACGATATTGGAAACTAGTGGACTATAAAACAATCCTTCAAAATTCTGATGCTGGTGAAGAACACCAGAAAAGATCATTTCAACGCAGGGGGAAAAGCATGGGAAAGGAcagataagaaagaaataagtCCTGTTACCTGCTTAAGGAACTGCAGAGATCTCCTTAGAACCAAAAGATTAAGTGGTTTAAGTGGGCTGAACTTGTGACAGAGATAGAAAAGGAGTCATATTATCAAGAATCAAATATACCATTCCCAATAGTTTTGACTTTATCAAAATGGAGAGCTACTGAGGATTTTCAGCAGGACAGGGCCATGAAATCTGTATTTCAGAAAGAGCAATCTCAAGAGTATGGAGACAGCAAGGCCCATAGCTGGAAGACTAATCCTAAAACTAACAAAATCAtctttgtggaaaacagtaatACTTAGACAGTAATGGTGGTAATAGTTAACATTTGTTAGGGTAAAAGCTTTTATGGATTTTCTTTTGCAACTAACctctgaggtaggtgctattatttcATGCCTATACTACAAATGAGGAAAGCGAATCCTGGTGAAGTCACACGGCCAGTCAATAAAGGACACTGTGGATATCTGAACCCAAAGCCTTTTACCAAGTCCATACTGTTTACTAAGCTCTTAAGTACTAACCAATAAGTCTCATTAACCTCAACTTGTTATGTTACAACCAAGTACTTCTTACTTCCCTCCACAGCTACCACCCTGGCTCAGCCATCATTATTATCCTGAACTATTTACATGTGGCCCTTAACTAGCTTGCCCATCCATCACCCATTCCTACATTGTCCATTCTTACAGAACAGCTCAAGTTAAGTCTTAATCCGTATCACTCTCCTGCTTACTCCCATCACGAGACCGTAAGTGAGCAGGCCTCCCTGCCTACCTCAAAGTGTGTATCACAAGGGCTTCATTCTGAAGTGTGAACAAGGCAAGCTTACTTTCAATCCCTGAGCCATTATACTGGCTATTTCCTCAATTTCAGGGATACTCCTTCCTCTTGTCTTGCTATGTCAGGTTCCTTCTCATCCTCCAGCCCTCTGCTCACAGAGCCAGTCCCCCTTGACCAATTTTCTACACAGAATTGTTCTAGGAGGGGTGGAAGTGTCCATGGATTTGTATATGTGAAGAGGCAACTCATTTTTACATCTTCTCAGTTTACACTTTCATaccttatgtattttattaagaGTGGCCATTTCTGATTTCatctactatttttaaatttttcataacttCAATCTCTGAAGGTAACTTCAGAATCTCAAAGCACTGTACTGACCATCATAAATTCCTCCATTTTGACAATGAAGCTGAAGTTAAATGAACTGGCCAGTCACTGAGTAGCAAGGCTGGATTTGAACCTGTTTCCATGCATTTTTCATGAACATACATATCCATAGTCATTGGTAAGCAGTTTAAGTAGGCAACAAGTTATATGTCAACTTTAAGCTCAgatttactgatttttatatttatacatcaCTATTCAAAAGAATCTTTTAAAGCAATTatatatcttttgtctttttttttttccttaaaaaggcAAGAGGTAAAATTActtccatttttatagatgaaaggGACACAAAGAGGTGACTGATTGAAATGTTGGTCTTGGATTCCAGTGGTAATACTTTTTCCATTAAACCACTGTCTAATTAACAAGCTAACAATATTCAATTAAACTAACAATATGTAAAAGAcctaagatgaaataaaaaagttaacAGCAACATTATCCAAAGTGTTGGGAGTTTTTTAGGGGACTGTCGTATCATATTTATTGGGACTCTTTTATCTAAAAGAGACAAGGTCAAGGAACATAGCAGAATTACAAAATTATGAAAGCCATGGCTAAAGAAAACCTAGACCTAGGAAgcactctttaaaaatttcagcaTGGTAGTACTTTGTACAGCACATGATAAATTTACAGAACTTAATATTCAAAGACGGTGGTAGAAACACagggggttttttttttaaatggcatgatGAAGATTTTGAATTTCAGACACACATAGCTATTAGTGAAGGTGGAATGTATCTACTCTTTGAAATGATTATCAGAGGACATTCCATAGTGATGGAATCCTGGAACAGATGGAGTGTCTGAGTATCCATATCCCTAAGATCAAGGCAAAAGTTTTAAACATCCAACCACAGTTCAGTGTAAACTAGTCCCTTTTTTAATATCCTGAAAGCAGAATTTTTTACCTTAATGACTGCACCTCAGAAACTACACCTACCTTAATAGTCTGCCTCATCCACTTTACTTAGGGTTGACTTTGCCTTACAGAAACAACCATTGAAGTTTCTTTTCCCTCacccaagatttaaaaaatagttaagcaTTTTATCAGAAGGCCTATACCaagtaacaaatgaaaaatataactcaAAATAATGCATGCATTATATGTGTGACAGTAAGTACACTGGTATACTCAATACAAAATGATGCTGGAGGGTTTACAAATTTGATGTCAAACAGTAGTTTCCAAGGAACTTACTTAATCAGACCTTCACAGGGCCCTGGTAAACTTCATTCTCAACAAGGCCCCTACAAGATTCTAGGTCTTGATTAAAAGTGTGATTTAGGGAAGCACTTTTAACTTTCCCTATGTGTCAGATTACACATACAATAAAAGTGAattaggggtgcccaggtggctgaaacagttgagcgtcccacttgggctcaggtcatgatctcacggttcttgagtttgagacccacatcaggcttgctgctgtcagtgcacagatccaagaacctgcttcagatatgctatccccctctctctgcccctcccttgctcgtactctctcaaaaataaacattaaaaaaaaaaaggaaattataaataatgtaattgaacaaagaatttttctttatagacATTATTAATAGATCCCTAAAtataagatgaattttaaaacgAAATCATGTGTATGTAGTTGTATTCATAAAGATAAATACACTCATCAAAAGCTATACAACATTAACAGCAAGTCCAAGTCCAAATAAAGATAATCTTCTGAATTCCATGTTTCATCGAGCATCAAAAACCACCACTGTATTAAACTGAGTTAAGgacaaaacacatatttaaaaattacatgaaagatTAACACTTCCAAGTCACTTTCTATTTGCTAGTTATGTgatctaaaatacaaaaaacagagattaaataaacttaaaaaaaaaaagggggggggtgcctaACTGGTTAAGTTGGAACAGCATGTGATGCTTAATTaggcccacgttgggtgtagagattaaataaataactttaataaaataaaatacacaaaagaacgGAACTCACTATTTACTATAACAACtagaaaagaactacaaaaaaagatttcaattttCATTAGTCCCCTTTCCATGATACAAAAGATCAATGCACCAAAAAACACTAAAGCAATGCTGGCAAGGTAACTtactggtttaaaaaatattgtatttgtaGTTACCACATAACAATGTACTCTCAGTCTTATGGCCAATGTGTAAGCCTCGCTTTTTCCATAAGGTAGCATTCatatacagtatttgtatttctctttgtatAATTTAGTTTGTCCATGAACTCAAACTCAAAAATGAgtataagtaaaataagttaaatatagaaGCCTGAAAAATAGACTTATGAGATCCAAAATCtagtatatatttagtatatgcATCTGaattaattattatgaaaataaaaatgattatgaaaatcctaatcatgctttttttttttttttggtaagtagACCAAAAATCATTACCATTTACCAGAAATTAGTCTTTGACTAGCAACCCAAGCATTATTCTTCACTTCCATCTACTTCATATTTAACAAGTTAAAAGGATACATCTTTTAGTCCTTTTCTTGTACATTATTCTGTATCCACATTCTCTGCATCTGATTGGATCCctggattttatttcattttccgtgtgacattctaaaaaagaaagcatgtttATTCAATGTCTAGAGGAAAAATATTACAGACAAGCAAATTATCTTAACTGTATTTTTCACCCAAAGCACTAAAATGTACTCAATCTCAAGAGTATGGTGCTGTGgccatgttaaaaagaaaactacaggccccAAATGGCCTCACTTGGGTTGAGGCCCCAAATCAGTAAACCAAGACCTAacacctaacctaactgcagtttcagccCTGCAGAAACGCAACCTTTGACCAGTCAATATGGGAATTTCCTTGTCAGTGCTAGGAAATTTACTGATTTTTCCATTCCTCTTAGAAGGGTGACCTTACCTTAAACACAGGATTCTTC harbors:
- the POLR2K gene encoding DNA-directed RNA polymerases I, II, and III subunit RPABC4, producing MDTQKDVQPPKQQPMIYICGECHTENEIKSRDPIRCRECGYRIMYKKRTKRLVVFDAR